Genomic window (Deltaproteobacteria bacterium):
TGCAGGGCGAATCTGGCCACCTTTGTAGGGTCGATGACCCCAGTTTTTGCCAGGTCTTCGTACTTCCCAGTCTCGGCATTGAAACCAAAGGCATCTTTGCCCTCCATCACCTTTTGAACCACCACGGACCCTTCAAACCCGGCATTACCAGCAATTTGCCTGACAGGTTCTTGCAAGGCCCTTTTGATGATTTTCACGCCCAGTTGTTCTTCACCGGGAAAGCTGGCCTTCTCAAGGGCGTTAAGTGCACGGATATAGGCCACGCCACCACCTGGGACAATACCTTCCTCCACAGCCGCACGGGTCGCGTTGAGGGCGTCCTCCACCCGGGCCTTTTTCTCCTTCATCTCGGTCTCCGTGGCAGCCCCCACATTGATCACAGCCACCCCGCCAACCAGTTTTGCCAGGCGTTCCTGGAGTTTTTCACGATCATAGTCACTGGTGGTTTCCTCGATCTGTACCCGAAGCTGCTTGACACGGCCTTCCAGGGTCTCACGACTCCCGCCACCTTCGACGATGGTGGTGTTGTCCTTGTTCACGGTGATGCGTTTTGCCGTTCCCAGATCGTCGATGGAGATATTCTCCAACTTGACACCCAGCTCCTCGCTGACTACTTGGCCGCCGGTCAGGACGGCAATGTCTTGCAACATGGCCTTGCGCCGGTCACCGAATCCCGGGGCCTTCACAGCAGCACATCTGAGCGTTCCGCGGAGTTTGTTGACCACCAGTGTGGCCAAAGCCTCTCCCTCCACATCTTCTGCGATGATCAAAAGCGGCCTTCCCATCTTGGCGACCCGTTCCAAAACAGGAAGCAGGTCCTTCATGCTGTTCAGTTTCTTCTCGTGCAGGAGTATGGATGCCTCTTCCAGGTGGACCTCCATCTTCTCAGCGTTAGTGACGAAGTATGGGCTCAGGTACCCCTTATCAAACTGCATCCCCTCAACAATCTCAAGGGTCGTCTCCATGCTTTTGGCTTCCTCCACGGTAATGACCCCTTCTTTGCCCACCTTATCCATGGCTTCTGCAATGATATCGCCGATGGTTTTGTCGTTGTTGGCGGAAATGGTCCCCACCTGGGCGATCTCTGTCTTGTCCTTGGTCTGTTTGGACATGTTTTTGAGGTCTTCAACCACCAGATCTACGGCCTTTTCGATGCCACGTTTGATGGACATGGGATTTGACCCTGCCGCCACCAGCTTGCACCCCTCACGATAAATGGCCTGGGCGAGAATCGTTGCCGTGGTCGTGCCATCGCCTGCTACATCAGAGGTCTTGGAGGCAACTTCCTTCACCATCTGGGCACCCAGGTTTTCGAACTTGTCCGCGAGTTCAATTTCCTTGGCAACGGTCACGCCATCCTTTGTTACCCTGGGCGATCCCCAGGACTTTTCGATGAGCACATTGCGACCCCTTGGACCCAGGGTCACCTTTACAGCATCGGCCAGCGTGTCTATGCCTTTCATCATTTTTTCCCTGGCAGTCATGCTGTATCTGATTTCCTTGGCTGTCATGGTTCAAACCTCCTTTCCAATTACTTTTCGATGACCCCCAGGATATCATCTTCTCGAAGTATCAGGTGTTCCACGCCATCGATCTTGATGTCTGTGCCAGCGTACTTCCCGAAGAGTACGCGGTCGTTTTCTTTAATGTCTAACGGAACGCGCTTTCCGTTGTCGCTCGTTTTTCCAGGTCCTACGGCGACCACTTTGCCCTCCTGGGGTTTTTCCTTGGCCGTGTCAGGGATGATGATGCCCCCTGTCGTCTTTTCTTCCTGATCAGTCCGGGTGACTATCACCCTGTCATGTAAAGGTCTCACTTTCATCGCAGAAGCCTCCCTCTTCCTTAGACTTTGCTACATTCCGTTTATTTTTCCTTTCAAAATTTGCTGCAGGGAAGTCGATACACCTTGTATATTGTGTAACACCAAAATAAGTTTCGCAGCTCCGGTATCTGAAACCAAGGTCCCGTCTTATTTCGTCTTTTTCACTACTTAGGGTTGACATTACCGTTTTTTGTGATAAAGTATTGAGTATCTTCCGGTTGGGAGATTTGCTACTTAATACTTTATCACAGGGGCCATAATGAGTACTCAGCCTTCGCCGTTGGAACTTCTGGTAGAGTTGTTTTCTCATGAAAAATGCTGGATGATCGATGATATCTCAAAGAATCTTGGTTATGCTGTTATCTCTATTCGACGTTTCTTGAAACAGATCGGATATTTCAGAAGTTTTACCCATAATGCAAAATGGTACACACTGCATTCTATTCCCCATTTCAATAAAGACGGAATCTGGCTGCATGAAGATATTGCCTTTTCCAAACATGGAAATTTGACACGGACAATCATTCATATGATCTACAAATCCCCTCAAGGTTGTACAGCCAAATACCTTGCCGACAAACTCCATTATTCATGCCATGCCGTTTTGACGAACATGTACAAAGCCAGGCTGATTGATCGGGTTAAATTCACTCATGAATTCTCGTACCTTTCGATGAATGATAAAATCAATCGGCAGCAGTATAAACGTCTTGAGATACAAAGAGTCAAAAGAACCTTACAACCTTTAAGCGCAGAAACGGCAGTTCTTGTTTTAGTTGAATATATCAAAGAGCCTCAACTGTCCTTTCAGAATATTGCCGCAAGGCTCAAGCAAAATAAGAATATTACAGTATTGGCGGAAGACATTGCCCGGTTTTTCCAGCAACACGGTATAAAAAAAAT
Coding sequences:
- the groES gene encoding co-chaperone GroES — its product is MKVRPLHDRVIVTRTDQEEKTTGGIIIPDTAKEKPQEGKVVAVGPGKTSDNGKRVPLDIKENDRVLFGKYAGTDIKIDGVEHLILREDDILGVIEK
- the groL gene encoding chaperonin GroEL (60 kDa chaperone family; promotes refolding of misfolded polypeptides especially under stressful conditions; forms two stacked rings of heptamers to form a barrel-shaped 14mer; ends can be capped by GroES; misfolded proteins enter the barrel where they are refolded when GroES binds), producing MTAKEIRYSMTAREKMMKGIDTLADAVKVTLGPRGRNVLIEKSWGSPRVTKDGVTVAKEIELADKFENLGAQMVKEVASKTSDVAGDGTTTATILAQAIYREGCKLVAAGSNPMSIKRGIEKAVDLVVEDLKNMSKQTKDKTEIAQVGTISANNDKTIGDIIAEAMDKVGKEGVITVEEAKSMETTLEIVEGMQFDKGYLSPYFVTNAEKMEVHLEEASILLHEKKLNSMKDLLPVLERVAKMGRPLLIIAEDVEGEALATLVVNKLRGTLRCAAVKAPGFGDRRKAMLQDIAVLTGGQVVSEELGVKLENISIDDLGTAKRITVNKDNTTIVEGGGSRETLEGRVKQLRVQIEETTSDYDREKLQERLAKLVGGVAVINVGAATETEMKEKKARVEDALNATRAAVEEGIVPGGGVAYIRALNALEKASFPGEEQLGVKIIKRALQEPVRQIAGNAGFEGSVVVQKVMEGKDAFGFNAETGKYEDLAKTGVIDPTKVARFALQNAASVAALLLTTEAAVAEKPKKKKGGMPQMPAEDMY